One genomic window of Candidatus Methylomirabilota bacterium includes the following:
- a CDS encoding DUF3047 domain-containing protein — MRLPGTLACALAVALLAVSSSDAEVNIVEDWAQHAVGATGVPSGWRPYETFGGRPAYDFSVTEDEGRRALHLKSRNEHSTIAKEVRISLRSTPTLEWSWKVVQHPVGADLRKRETSDLTGHVFVVWPRFPGPLRSRLIGYAWDATLPAGAMERSRKTGSVMFVIVRSGTRELNRWVTERRNVYEDYRKAFGEDPEDPRAVAISIDTNDTHSTAEALVGRIVFTSGTAGASLRPHRTPG; from the coding sequence ATGAGATTACCGGGTACGCTCGCGTGTGCCCTCGCCGTGGCCCTCCTCGCCGTCTCGTCCTCGGACGCGGAGGTCAATATCGTCGAGGACTGGGCCCAGCATGCCGTCGGCGCCACGGGCGTTCCCTCCGGGTGGAGGCCGTATGAGACGTTTGGAGGCCGGCCGGCCTACGACTTCTCCGTGACCGAAGACGAAGGGCGTCGGGCCCTCCATCTCAAGAGTCGGAACGAGCACTCGACCATCGCCAAAGAGGTCCGTATCTCGCTTCGCTCCACGCCGACCCTGGAATGGAGCTGGAAGGTCGTGCAGCATCCGGTGGGAGCCGATCTTCGCAAGCGGGAGACCTCGGACCTCACCGGGCACGTCTTCGTGGTGTGGCCGCGCTTCCCTGGCCCTTTGCGCTCCCGCCTGATCGGGTACGCGTGGGACGCGACTTTGCCCGCCGGCGCCATGGAACGAAGCCGCAAGACCGGGAGCGTCATGTTCGTCATCGTGAGATCGGGAACTCGAGAACTCAACCGATGGGTGACGGAGCGGCGCAACGTCTACGAGGACTACCGGAAGGCGTTCGGCGAGGACCCCGAGGATCCCCGGGCGGTCGCCATCTCCATCGATACGAACGACACGCACTCGACGGCGGAAGCCCTGGTGGGTCGTATCGTCTTCACGAGTGGTACGGCCGGTGCCTCGCTGCGGCCACATCGTACGCCCGGGTAG